A genome region from Crossiella equi includes the following:
- a CDS encoding ATP-binding protein: MHNTASGVAGGLVQAGVVHGGVHLHQPPPDPVVPRQLPAAPGLFTGRAAELARLDQALDATASVRVSAIGGAGGVGKTWLALAWAHRHLDRFPDGQLFADLHGFSPAGEPVDPAVALRGFLDALAVDPGRIPAGVDAQAALYRSLVAGRRMLVVLDNAADSAQVVPLLPGSPTCTVLVTGRRRLASLIDRHGAGHLSLGVLTDAEAHALLAARLGADRLAAEPRAVAELVGLCGGHPLALSIIARGGTAHPGLPLAEIAAEARELGLAVLDHDSDPSASLPTVLSWSLRRLTDEQRTLFALLGIAPGPDLGQPAVLALAGTPSARTALSALEEASLVERRPGSRYEMHDLVRGFARTTADTTLPEPTRQAALTRLVDFAVHTAHGADRLLNPHRQEVRPGEAAPGVRPQVLPDAEAALAWFSAEHATLLATQQAAATAGLHHQAWHLAWALETFYYRRGHRRDALASWRIAVAAAAHLSDAAAVSRTHRFLGRACSRADRHEEGIEHLEHALALAEARGDRTEQAHTHRVLATVWEESGNLRRALEHGQQALARYRALGQPTGVPETLNMVGWYHALLGEFDTARDHCLAAATLHRRNGNTTAESAALDSLGFIAHRTGDHQQAVDHYRHALALRRALGHTGQIAGTLDRMGHPHLALGQPDEARTAWSAALELYRDQGRAEDAARVRRQLDGLGSPGETT, from the coding sequence GTGCACAACACGGCTTCCGGGGTCGCGGGCGGGTTGGTGCAGGCGGGCGTCGTGCACGGCGGTGTGCACCTGCACCAGCCACCGCCCGACCCGGTGGTACCGCGCCAGCTGCCCGCCGCGCCCGGGTTGTTCACGGGGCGGGCGGCGGAGCTGGCCAGGTTGGACCAAGCCCTCGACGCCACCGCCTCGGTGCGGGTCTCGGCGATCGGCGGTGCGGGCGGGGTCGGCAAGACCTGGCTGGCACTGGCGTGGGCGCACCGCCACCTGGACCGGTTCCCCGACGGTCAGCTGTTCGCCGACCTGCACGGGTTCAGCCCGGCGGGCGAGCCGGTGGACCCGGCGGTGGCGCTGCGCGGGTTCCTCGACGCCCTGGCGGTGGACCCCGGCCGGATCCCGGCCGGGGTGGACGCGCAGGCGGCGCTGTACCGGAGCCTGGTGGCCGGGCGGCGGATGCTGGTCGTACTGGACAACGCCGCCGACAGCGCGCAGGTGGTGCCGCTGCTGCCGGGCAGCCCGACCTGCACGGTGCTGGTCACCGGCCGCCGTCGGCTGGCCTCCCTCATCGACCGCCACGGTGCCGGTCACCTCTCCCTCGGTGTCCTCACCGACGCCGAGGCGCACGCCCTGCTGGCGGCACGGCTCGGTGCCGACCGCCTCGCGGCCGAACCCCGCGCGGTGGCCGAGCTGGTCGGCCTGTGCGGGGGACACCCGCTGGCCCTGTCGATCATCGCCCGGGGTGGCACCGCCCACCCCGGCCTGCCGCTGGCGGAGATCGCCGCCGAGGCACGCGAGCTCGGGCTGGCGGTGCTCGACCACGACAGCGACCCCTCGGCCAGCCTGCCCACCGTCCTGTCCTGGTCCCTGCGCAGGCTCACCGACGAGCAGCGAACCCTGTTCGCGCTGCTCGGGATCGCCCCCGGCCCGGACCTCGGCCAGCCCGCCGTCCTCGCCCTCGCCGGTACGCCCTCCGCCCGCACGGCGCTGTCCGCGCTGGAGGAGGCGTCGTTGGTCGAGCGGCGACCGGGCAGCCGGTACGAGATGCACGACCTGGTCCGCGGTTTCGCCAGGACCACGGCGGACACCACGCTGCCCGAGCCCACCCGGCAGGCCGCCCTGACCCGGCTCGTGGACTTCGCCGTGCACACCGCCCACGGTGCTGACCGGCTGCTGAACCCGCACCGCCAGGAGGTGCGTCCCGGCGAGGCGGCACCCGGTGTCCGTCCCCAGGTGCTGCCCGACGCCGAGGCCGCGCTGGCATGGTTTTCGGCCGAGCACGCCACGCTGCTGGCGACCCAGCAGGCCGCGGCCACCGCCGGGCTGCACCACCAGGCCTGGCACCTCGCGTGGGCGCTGGAGACCTTCTACTACCGGCGCGGGCACCGGCGCGACGCGCTGGCGTCCTGGCGGATCGCCGTGGCGGCCGCCGCGCACCTGTCCGACGCCGCCGCGGTGAGCCGCACGCACCGCTTCCTCGGACGCGCCTGTTCCAGGGCAGACCGCCACGAGGAGGGCATCGAGCACCTGGAGCACGCGCTGGCGCTGGCCGAGGCCCGGGGCGACCGCACCGAACAGGCGCACACCCACCGGGTGCTCGCGACGGTCTGGGAGGAGAGCGGGAACCTCCGGCGGGCACTGGAGCACGGCCAACAGGCCCTCGCCCGCTACCGCGCCCTCGGCCAGCCGACCGGCGTCCCGGAAACGCTCAACATGGTGGGCTGGTACCACGCGCTCCTGGGCGAGTTCGACACCGCCCGCGACCACTGCCTGGCCGCGGCGACCCTGCACCGGCGCAACGGCAACACCACCGCCGAGTCCGCGGCCCTGGACAGCCTCGGGTTCATCGCCCACCGCACCGGCGACCACCAGCAGGCCGTCGACCACTACCGCCACGCCCTGGCCCTGCGCCGCGCCCTCGGCCACACCGGGCAGATCGCGGGCACCCTCGACCGCATGGGCCACCCGCACCTCGCGCTCGGCCAGCCCGACGAGGCCCGCACCGCCTGGTCGGCGGCGCTCGAGCTGTACCGGGACCAAGGTCGTGCGGAGGACGCCGCCCGGGTGCGGCGCCAGCTCGACGGCCTCGGCTCCCCGGGTGAGACGACCTAG